From the genome of Anopheles moucheti chromosome 3, idAnoMoucSN_F20_07, whole genome shotgun sequence, one region includes:
- the LOC128300406 gene encoding inactive hydroxysteroid dehydrogenase-like protein 1: protein MFCSVLTWIGLYTGTVWLYENLRTPVLLVLKSLTQLIFRKEFAQRYGKWAVITGASDGIGKGYAHYLARKGMSIVLVARNEAKLAKVATEIEVKHSVETKVVVADFSKGPEIYPHLAKALVPLDIGILVNNVGVSHDTPMFVDEISQQMLWDLINVNVAAATLLCNILVPAMKHRQRGLIVNISSIVSVCPSACLAAYAASKAYMTSFSVALREELRPFGVEVQTVRPSFVHTNMTEFLVKGVKDPWIEKFLVNVENFMTYAGCTIGKVDMTTGHWSHGLQIAGLYLLPEFFRVFILGQINKKGRNDFFVKNQAVITVEHH from the exons ATGTTTTGTTCAGTACTGACTTGGATCGGACTGTACACCGGTACTGTTTGGTTGTACGAAAATCTTCGTACTCCCGTACTGCTGGTACTAAAAAGTCTCACGCAGTTAATATTCCGTAAAGAATTCGCTCAGCGTTACGGCAAATGGGCCG TAATCACCGGTGCATCGGATGGCATTGGAAAGGGTTACGCACATTATCTCGCCCGGAAGGGTATGTCGATAGTGTTGGTAGCTCGCAATGAAGCCAAACTCGCTAAAGTGGCAACTGAAATTGAAGTGAAACATAGCGTGGAAACGAAAGTCGTGGTGGCAGATTTCTCCAAGGGACCAGAGATCTATCCACATCTGGCAAAGGCGCTCGTTCCGTTGGATATAGGCATCCTGG TGAACAATGTTGGCGTTTCCCACGATACGCCCATGTTTGTGGACGAGATATCGCAGCAGATGCTATGGGACTTAATTAACGTGAATGTGGCTGCTGCAACATTGTTGTGTAATATTCTAGTGCCCGCGATGAAACATCGCCAACGAGGCCTTATCGTGAACATTTCCTCAATTGTGTCCGTGTGCCCGTCGGCTTGTTTGGCTGCTTATGCCGCATCGAAAGCTTACATGACAAGCTTTTCGGTAGCGTTGAGAGAAGAGTTACGCCCGTTCGGTGTTGAAGTTCAAACTGTGCGGCCCTCCTTTGTACACACCAATATGACGGAGTTCTTGGTGAAGGGTGTAAAGGACCCATGGATAGAAAAGTTTTTGGTCAATGTGGAAAATTTCATGACGTATGCGGGATGCACGATCGGTAAGGTAGACATGACCACAGGTCACTGGTCACACGGTCTACAGATCGCAGGACTTTATCTGTTGCCGGAATTTTTTCGAGTGTTTATCCTTGGACAAATTAACAAGAAGGGACGAAACGATTTCTTCGTTAAAAATCAAGCTGTAATCACAGTAGAACATCACTGA
- the LOC128301141 gene encoding zinc finger protein 62 homolog, which translates to MKPAKEAEKSPFPECGQSLPKVVNKSGISCDFCGKTFKFQTTLRQHEIIHYGIKQHECELCHHRFLHKSTLKCHLRMHTGEKPYKCPHCPKTFRGQTALNCHIFRHTNEGAKCPVCSKVFATSSIVKQHLKQVHTTERSNVCNLCGVTYKHLKSLRMHLRNHQKRVCPECDAEFDSVYAMLKHRKQSHMKENLPFKCEHCDRTFEHRSKLASHTNLRGRPFQCELCCHSFNKQEFLTNHERRIHWKEMGLERLKVAEPLNGWNRKGIPKPKRTKTSSKPIQTKDLNSDNGLIAEREKQNDSCDGKDVLTMRVKEDMSTIKEEPAIVSDPLEPETTGEYHEYIFKPEQPCSKAMAQQEDFCNEPVLKREEKLDNVIYVNNSIGSQNIQVKTPVKPLKAGHNKNNHLCCPLCGIICDGTAALRRHQCEPRRKQQQSSKDSLICEICGHSYASVATLLVHHVQQHRVARFQCDRCHRSFGFRCILEKHIRSEHELERMPCNLCGKTFKYAQDLKVHMQHHDDPRPFKCDQCDSTFRFPGALRSHKILHQKEHPFKCDVCGKDFRYENSLRVHKRLHTGVKKFKCDVCEREFSTKAPMLRHMKVHESGREMACVVCGLVYYKKVDLEIHQSKKHPDHASVGKVKPILRCDKCGKEFTKKSNLKAHSYTHEEVYRFPCKQCSQSFKQRAGLLNHTTVYHRETIVPATAGS; encoded by the exons ATGAAACCCGCCAAAGAAGCTGAAAAATCCCCATTTCCAGAATGTGGTCAATCACTGCCCAAGGTTG TGAACAAAAGTGGTATTTCGTGTGATTTTTGCGGCAAAACGTTTAAATTCCAAACGACACTTCGACAGCACGAAATAATTCACTACGGCATTAAGCAGCATGAATGTGAGTTATGCCATCACCGGTTTTTACACAAATCCACCTTAAAGTGTCACCTACGAATGCACACGGGTGAAAAGCCGTACAAGTGCCCACACTGTCCTAAAACATTCCGGGGGCAAACGGCGCTCAACTGCCACATCTTTCGGCACACGAACGAGGGTGCCAAATGTCCCGTATGTTCGAAAGTTTTTGCCACGAGTTCGATTGTGAAGCAACACCTTAAACAGGTGCACACGACCGAACGATCGAACGTGTGCAATCTGTGCGGTGTGACATACAAACATCTGAAGAGTTTAAGAATGCATTTACGCAACCACCAGAAGCGTGTGTGTCCCGAGTGTGATGCTGAATTTGACAGTGTGTACGCCATGCTAAAGCACCGGAAGCAGTCGCACATGAAGGAAAATCTACCGTTCAAATGTGAACACTGTGATCGAACGTTTGAACACCGTTCTAAGCTTGCTTCACACACGAACCTGAGAGGACGGCCGTTTCAGTGTGAACTTTGCTGCCATAGCTTCAACAAGCAAGAGTTCTTAACCAATCACGAACGTCGTATTCATTGGAAGGAAATGGGTCTGGAGCGACTGAAGGTGGCCGAACCCTTGAATGGGTGGAACCGAAAAGGCATcccaaaaccaaaacgcaCGAAGACATCCTCCAAACCTATTCAAACGAAGGATCTTAACAGTGACAATGGTTTGATCGCTGAACGTGAGAAACAAAATGATTCTTGTGATGGAAAAGATGTGTTGACGATGCGTGTCAAGGAAGATATGTCGACAATCAAGGAAGAGCCGGCTATAGTATCGGATCCCCTAGAACCCGAAACGACGGGGGAATACCATGAATATATATTTAAACCCGAACAACCATGTTCGAAGGCAATGGCCCAGCAAGAGGATTTCTGTAATGAACCAGTTCTTAAAAGGGAAGAGAAATTGGATAATGTG ATATATGTCAACAATTCAATTGGCTCGCAGAACATACAAGTTAAAACACCGGTTAAGCCGTTAAAAGCCGgtcacaacaaaaacaatcatttatGTTGTCCGTTATGTGGAATAATTTGCGACGGAACAGCAGCGTTAAGGCGCCATCAATGCGAGCCTAGgagaaagcaacaacaaagtTCAAAG GATTCATTAATATGCGAAATATGTGGCCATTCGTATGCATCGGTAGCCACTCTGCTCGTGCACCATGTCCAACAGCACCGTGTTGCTCGCTTTCAGTGTGATCGCTGCCACCGATCGTTCGGGTTTCGTTGTATCCTAGAGAAACATATACGATCGGAACATGAGCTTGAGCGTATGCCATGCAATTTGTGtggcaaaacatttaaatacgCACAAGACTTAAAGGTGCACATGCAACATCACGATGATCCGAGACCGTTCAAGTGCGATCAGTGCGATTCTACCTTTCGGTTCCCTGGTGCACTGAGATCCCACAAAATCTTACATCAAAAAGAGCATCCATTCAAGTGTGACGTATGTGGGAAGGATTTTCGTTACGAAAATAGTTTGCGTGTTCACAAACGATTGCACACTGGTGTGAAGAAATTTAAATGTGATGTTTGTGAAAGAGAATTTTCAACCAAAGCACCGATGTTGCGACACATGAAGGTGCACGAGAGTGGTCGAGAGATGGCGTGCGTGGTTTGTGGGCTAGTGTATTACAAAAAGGTCGATCTTGAAATTCATCAAAGCAAGAAGCATCCTGATCATGCGTCCGTGGGCAAGGTGAAACCAATTCTGCGCTGTGACAAATGTGGCAAGGAATTTACTAagaaaagtaatttaaaagcACATTCGTACACCCACGAGGAAGTGTATCGGTTTCCATGTAAGCAGTGCAGTCAGTCCTTCAAACAACGTGCCGGTTTGCTGAACCACACAACTGTTTATCATAGAGAAACAATTGTGCCAGCAACGGCTGGAAGTTGA
- the LOC128304612 gene encoding protein dpy-30 homolog gives MERDNKGTTADNGRKPAGNLQSLPTRQYLDQTVIPILLQGLKVLAKERPQDPVQYLANFLLENRNRVEKSNGGTTEDAQ, from the coding sequence ATGGAGCGTGACAATAAAGGAACAACTGCAGATAATGGGCGAAAACCAGCAGGAAACTTACAATCGCTGCCTACTAGACAGTATTTGGACCAGACAGTGATTCCTATCCTGCTACAGGGATTGAAAGTATTGGCCAAAGAACGACCCCAGGATCCAGTGCAATACTTAGCGAACTTTCTGCTGGAGAACCGTAATCGGGTCGAGAAAAGCAATGGAGGAACTACGGAAGATGCACAGTAA
- the LOC128304823 gene encoding inactive hydroxysteroid dehydrogenase-like protein 1, whose protein sequence is MFCSVLTWIGLYTGTVWLYENLRTPVLLVLKSLTQLIFRKEFAQRYGKWAVITGASDGIGKGYAHYLARKGMSIVLVARNEAKLAKVAAEVKSKHGVETKVVVADFSKGPEIYPHLAKALVPLDIGILVNNVGISHDTPMFVDEISQQVLWDLINVNVAAATLLCNILIPSMKQRQRGLIVNVSSIASVCPSPCLATYAASKAYMTSFSVALQEELRPFGVEVQTVRPSFVHTNMTEFLVKGVKNPWIKKYLVNVDNFMTYAGCTIGKVDMTTGHWSHGLQIAGLHLLPEFFRVFILGQINKKGRRDFYVKRQKKTR, encoded by the exons ATGTTCTGTTCAGTACTGACTTGGATCGGACTGTACACCGGTACTGTTTGGTTGTACGAAAATCTTCGTACTCCCGTACTGCTGGTACTAAAAAGTCTCACGCAATTAATATTCCGTAAAGAATTCGCTCAGCGTTACGGCAAATGGGCCG TAATCACCGGTGCATCGGATGGCATTGGAAAGGGTTACGCACATTATCTCGCCCGGAAGGGTATGTCGATAGTGTTGGTAGCTCGTAATGAAGCCAAACTCGCCAAAGTAGCTGCTGAAGTCAAATCGAAACATGGCGTGGAAACGAAAGTAGTGGTGGCAGATTTCTCCAAGGGACCAGAGATCTATCCACATCTGGCCAAGGCGCTCGTTCCGTTGGATATAGGCATCCTGG TGAACAATGTTGGCATTTCTCACGATACGCCCATGTTCGTGGACGAGATATCGCAGCAGGTGCTTTGGGATTTGATAAATGTAAATGTGGCCGCTGCAACACTACTGTGCAACATCCTAATACCCTCAATGAAACAACGGCAACGAGGCCTTATCGTCAACGTTTCCTCAATCGCGTCAGTGTGCCCATCGCCCTGTTTGGCGACATATGCCGCATCGAAAGCTTACATGACAAGCTTTTCGGTGGCTCTGCAAGAGGAGTTGCGTCCTTTCGGTGTAGAAGTTCAAACCGTGCGGCCTTCATTTGTACACACCAATATGACGGAGTTCTTGGTGAAGGGTGTAAAGAATCCCTGGATAAAAAAGTACTTGGTCAATGTGGATAATTTCATGACGTATGCGGGATGCACGATCGGTAAGGTAGACATGACCACAGGTCACTGGTCACACGGTCTACAGATCGCAGGACTTCATCTGTTGCCGGAGTTTTTTCGAGTGTTTATCCTTGGACAAATTAACAAGAAGGGACGACGTGATTTTTATGTTAAAcggcagaaaaaaacacgataG
- the LOC128301143 gene encoding ribosome maturation protein SBDS, which produces MPKIFTPTNQIRLTNVAVVRMKKGGKRFEIACYKNKVLSWRSGAEKDLDEVLQTLAVFNNVSKGEVAKKEELQKAFGKDDVTEICKEILAKGELQVSEKERQDLLDSMFKEIATTVADKCVNPETKRPYPVSIIEKSMKDIHYSIKPHRNAKQQALDVIRLLKDTIPLERAKMRLKVGLPAKEAKRLKERIAKLSSTVTESEEWEGERLMLTCLIDPGHFREMDEIIRTETKGTGTLEVLNLKEIKEGEEVLE; this is translated from the coding sequence ATGCCGAAAATATTCACCCCAACGAATCAGATCCGGTTAACGAATGTGGCCGTGGTGCGGATGAAAAAGGGAGGCAAGCGTTTCGAGATAGCGTGCTACAAGAACAAAGTGCTCTCATGGCGATCCGGTGCGGAGAAAGATTTGGACGAAGTGCTGCAAACGCTCGCAGTGTTCAACAACGTATCGAAAGGCGAAGTGGCGAAGAAGGAGGAACTGCAGAAAGCGTTCGGCAAAGATGATGTCACCGAGATTTGCAAAGAAATTCTGGCCAAAGGTGAATTGCAGGTGTCGGAGAAGGAACGGCAAGATCTGCTAGATTCCATGTTTAAGGAGATCGCGACGACCGTTGCCGATAAGTGCGTCAATCCGGAAACGAAACGACCCTACCCTGTGTCGATCATTGAAAAATCGATGAAAGATATCCATTATTCGATCAAACCACACCGGAATGCCAAGCAGCAAGCGCTGGATGTGATCCGGCTGCTCAAGGACACAATCCCGCTTGAACGGGCCAAGATGCGGCTGAAGGTTGGTCTGCCAGCGAAGGAAGCCAAACGCCTGAAGGAGCGAATAGCGAAGCTAAGCTCAACGGTGACCGAATCGGAAGAGTGGGAAGGCGAACGGCTTATGCTGACGTGCCTGATCGATCCGGGACACTTCCgagagatggatgaaattattCGCACCGAAACGAAAGGTACTGGCACGTTGGAAGTATTGAATCTGAAAGAAATCAAAGAAGGCGAAGAGGTGCTGGAGTGA
- the LOC128304491 gene encoding inactive hydroxysteroid dehydrogenase-like protein 1 — protein MWPIYPVLTLVGAYCSVWWLYENLRTPILLLVNVLLQTLLPKRTFSAKYGEWAVITGASDGIGKGYAEYLARNRMDIVLIARNEAKLTQVANEISKKYSVRTKVLVADFSEGQPVYDHLAKELLPLDIGILVNNVGLSYEHATCMDELPKKTIWDLLNVNIASVTMLCHMLVPSMKQRRRGLIVNISSLSAAAPAPYLTVYSATKVYVRNFSMALREELRPHHVQVQTVLPGFVQTNMTAFVANEHKGGQVAKHLVQVDDYVRYAGFTIGKTDLTCGYWTHGLQYAGFKLVPEWFRIFVLQTIYNNLRKPRAHY, from the exons ATGTGGCCCATTTATCCAGTTCTCACCCTCGTTGGTGCTTACTGTTCTGTTTGGTGGTTGTACGAAAACCTCCGTACACCGATATTACTCTTGGTCAATGTGCTACTGCAAACGCTTCTACCAAAGCGAACGTTTAGCGCAAAATATGGAGAATGGGCTG TCATCACCGGTGCATCGGATGGAATAGGCAAAGGCTACGCCGAATATCTTGCTCGCAATCGCATGGACATTGTGCTGATTGCTAGAAACGAGGCGAAACTAACGCAAGTGGCCAACGAAATTAGCAAGAAGTACTCGGTGCGAACGAAGGTCCTGGTGGCAGACTTCTCCGAGGGTCAACCAGTATACGACCATCTTGCTAAAGAGTTACTACCGCTGGACATTGGCATTTTGGTGAATAATGTTGGCCTATCGTACGAACATGCCACGTGTATGGACGAACTGCCCAAGAAAACGATATGGGATCTGCTTAACGTTAACATTGCCTCGGTTACGATGCTCTGCCATATGTTGGTGCCATCGATGAAACAACGTCGTCGGGGTTTAATCGTGAACATCTCATCACTGTCGGCAGCGGCGCCTGCTCCATACCTAACCGTCTACTCAGCAACCAAGGTATACGTCCGGAACTTCTCCATGGCACTGCGTGAAGAATTGCGCCCACATCACGTCCAAGTACAGACCGTTCTGCCGGGCTTTGTACAAACGAATATGACCGCATTCGTAGCCAACGAGCATAAAGGGGGGCAAGTGGCCAAACATCTTGTCCAGGTGGATGACTATGTACGATACGCAGGATTCACAATTGGCAAAACGGACCTTACCTGTGGCTACTGGACACATGGCTTACAGTACGCTGGCTTTAAGCTCGTGCCGGAGTGGTTTCGAATATTTGTGCTACAGACAATTTACAACAACTTGCGGAAGCCACGTGCACAttattga
- the LOC128303782 gene encoding inactive hydroxysteroid dehydrogenase-like protein 1, whose translation MVLPQLITVVGVYSTVCWLYDNLRTPLLLLLKSFKRLFLGDQQSLSQTYGPWAVITGSSDGIGKGYAHYLASQGMKVLLVARNEAKLKRVAEEITAKYGTETKTLVADFSNGEQIYEKLEKELSALDIGILVNNVGVINEKPIQLERMEKRLLWDLININIGAATLLCNIALPAMKKRHRGLIINISSLSSLAPTPYLAVYAASKAYMTSFSLALREEVAPYGIECQTVSPGYVHTSMTEYLAPTDGQKNSFSIRLVKVSDVIRYAGYCIGKVDQTTGHWSHGIQTATLNILPASLRLRVFTRLYTQLLHEYSDTDKKST comes from the exons ATGGTACTACCACAGCTGATCACTGTAGTCGGGGTGTACAGTACAGTCTGCTGGTTGTACGACAATTTGCGTACACCGCTTTTGCTTCTGTTGAAAAGTTTCAAACGACTCTTTCTCGGTGACCAACAATCTTTATCCCAAACGTACGGACCATGGGCAG TAATTACCGGTAGCTCGGATGGAATCGGTAAAGGTTATGCCCATTATTTGGCCAGCCAAGGCATGAAGGTGTTGCTCGTCGCCCGCAATGAAGCAAAATTGAAGCGTGTAGCAGAGGAAATTACGGCGAAATATGGTACGGAGACCAAAACACTGGTGGCCGATTTTTCAAATGGCGAACAGATTTATGAAAAGCTCGAGAAGGAGCTGAGTGCGTTAGATATCGGTATCTTAG TTAATAACGTAGGTGTTATCAACGAAAAGCCCATTCAGCTGGAGCGGATGGAAAAACGTTTGCTGTGGGATCTAATCAATATTAATATTGGGGCCGCAACTCTGCTGTGCAACATTGCACTGCCAGCAATGAAAAAACGCCACCGTGGACTTATCATTAACATTTCTTCCTTATCATCGCTCGCCCCTACACCTTATCTGGCGGTATATGCAGCGTCGAAGGCTTACATGACAAGCTTTTCCTTAGCATTACGTGAAGAGGTTGCCCCGTACGGGATCGAATGTCAAACCGTCTCACCCGGGTACGTACACACGAGTATGACCGAGTACCTGGCGCCCACCGATGGTCAGAAAAACTCTTTCTCGATACGACTCGTAAAGGTGAGTGATGTAATACGGTACGCTGGGTACTGTATAGGCAAAGTTGACCAAACCACCGGCCATTGGTCACACGGTATACAG ACCGCTACGCTTAACATTCTTCCTGCTTCACTGAGGCTACGGGTGTTTACCCGGCTTTATACACAGCTGCTGCACGAGTATTCCGACACGGACAAGAAGTCTACATGA
- the LOC128303416 gene encoding uncharacterized protein LOC128303416, with translation MLFYSFSAEWMTADRCSHRRSTTTSAVACYLLLVALVALAARPVSGQEDAQGFEIRSLSGEPDYKSVNLTWEVENVHEGDEDDDGRPAGYKGRSVKLPVSSTSMSSSRGPRSFNVFYCELQNWGPHRCRSKIVTDESGDSGKSKQYSLLVKNLRMATKYSFHVKPQAKKSEQRASGRADEGEDGDQNAAMAAFNHGQTIIIPTKGFSAHATQCLPHASEIEVETGPYFGGRIAAENGNCGIQGDATSPQESYTMRIDHEKCGSKVSTRDLTVETYITVQENLGILTHSTRRFVVVCTFQPDTLTVRARLALPGKGGAAPVPSSEWWPANGRNARVRQFNMVDKSGLVLKGTEDERDQPAEQHNDVEEDTGVPAEVRELPAVEADSQKKATSGEKSDELSTLKAPNQRTSGTKNASNYARLLNEQRAETDEGTGLIDELDEYGQDLSENDANADGEGTGGIGLSSKTVNSQRRSSGGSSGAFDATGLLISACLAVILIGALVYLLQREFKKQRMIHQHQQMERTASERRGATGITM, from the exons AGATTCGATCGCTATCCGGTGAACCGGACTACAAATCGGTGAACCTCACCTGGGAGGTGGAAAACGTACATGAAGGggatgaggatgatgacggACGGCCGGCAGGCTATAAGGGACGTTCGGTAAAACTTCCCGTCTCCTCTACTTCAATGTCCTCGTCGCGTGGTCCACGGTCGTTCAACGTGTTCTACTGCGAGCTGCAGAACTGGGGACCTCATCGATGCCGGTCGAAAATCGTCACAGATGAGTCAGGTGATAGTGG GAAAAGTAAACAGTATTCGCTGTTGGTGAAGAATCTCCGGATGGCAACAAAGTACTCGTTCCACGTGAAGCCTCAAGCGAAGAAGAGCGAACAACGTGCTAGTGGTCGGGCAGATGAGGGTGAAGATGGCGACCAGAACGCTGCGATGGCTGCCTTTAACCATGGCCAAACGATCATCATTCCAACGAAGGGCT TTTCGGCCCATGCTACTCAATGTTTGCCCCACGCGTCCGAAATCGAGGTAGAAACGGGACCATACTTTGGTGGACGCATTGCAGCAGAAAATGGTAACTGTGGCATACAGGGTGACGCAACCAGCCCGCAGGAATCGTACACGATGCGGATCGATCATGAGAAGTGTGGCAGCAAGGTGAGCACACGGGATCTGACCGTTGAGACGTACATCACCGTCCAGGAGAACCTGGGCATTTTGACGCACAGTACGCGCCGGTTCGTAGTAGTCTGCACCTTCCAACCAGACACCCTGACGGTGCGGGCACGGTTGGCACTGCCGGGTAAGGGTGGGGCGGCTCCCGTACCCTCCTCCGAATGGTGGCCGGCAAATGGCCGAAATGCACGTGTCCGGCAGttcaacatggtggacaaaagTGGCTTGGTGCTGAAAGGAACGGAAGACGAACGGGACCAACCAGCCGAACAGCACAATGATGTGGAGGAGGATACGGGCGTACCGGCCGAAGTGCGAGAACTTCCCGCCGTTGAGGCAGACAGCCAGAAGAAAGCAACCAGTGGGGAGAAGAGTGATGAACTATCGACACTAAAGGCACCAAATCAACGTACCTCCGGTACGAAAAATGCCAGCAACTACGCACGGCTCTTGAACGAGCAGCGGGCCGAAACGGACGAAGGGACCGGATTAATCGACGAGCTGGACGAGTATGGACAGGATCTGTCCGAGAACGATGCTAATGCGGATGGCGAAGGAACCGGTGGCATTGGGCTCAGTTCCAAAACGGTCAATTCTCAACGCCGATCTTCGGGCGGTTCCAGTGGCGCGTTCGATGCGACGGGCCTGCTTATATCCGCCTGCCTGGCTGTGATACTGATCGGTGCACTCGTGTATCTGCTGCAGCGAGAGTTCAAAAAGCAACGCATGATACACCAACATCAGCAGATGGAACGGACAGCTTCTGAGCGTCGGGGTGCAACAGGCATCACCATGTAG
- the LOC128300737 gene encoding ER membrane protein complex subunit 3, with translation MAELLIDPNIRGWVFLPIVVITFLVGIIRHYFSILISSQKKAELTQIQDSQAMIRARLLRENGKYLAQQSFAMRRHYFNNEDTGYFKTQKRAPPSPNSTAMLSDLVKGNFINVLPMIVIGGWINWMFSGFVTTKVPFPLTLRFKPMLQRGIELASLDAAWVSSASWYFLNVFGLRSIYTLVLGENNAADQTQSMQDQMSGAAVAMPQDPKAAFKAEWEALQITEYQNVLANIENELLTSVSGDQSNQTAQLEDGTALRN, from the exons ATGGCCGAGCTGCTGATTGATCCCAACATTCGCGGTTGGGTGTTTTTGCCCATTGTTGTAATCACCTTCCTGGTCGGTATCATCCGGCATTACTTTTCCATTCTGATATCGTCTCAGAAAAAGGCGGAACTTACCCAAATCCAGGACAGTCAGGCAATGATCCGGGCACGGCTACTGCGAGAGAATGGCAAATATCTAGCCCAGCAATCGTTTGCCATGCGTCGACACTACTTCAACAATGAAGATACGGGCTACTTCAAGACACAGAAACGGGCACCACCGAGCCCAAACTCGACCGCGATGCTGTCGGATCTGGTGAAGGGAAACTTCATCAACGTGTTGCCAATGATCGTGATCGGTGGATGGATTAACTGGATGTTTTCCGGGTTCGTCACCACGAAGGTTCCATTCCCACTAACGCTGCGCTTCAAACCGATGCTGCAACGAGGCATCGAGCTTGCCTCTCTCGATGCTGCCTGGGTATCGTCCGCCTCGTGGTACTTTCTGAATGTGTTCGGCCTGCGGAGCATCTACACACTAGTGCTTGGTGAAAACAATG CGGCTGATCAAACGCAATCGATGCAGGATCAGATGTCCGGCGCTGCCGTCGCTATGCCACAAGACCCAAAGGCTGCTTTCAAAGCGGAATGGGAAGCGCTACAGATCACTGAATATCAGAATGTGTTAGCCAATATAGAAAATGAACTGCTAACCAGTGTATCGGGTGATCAATCGAACCAAACTGCACAGCTCGAGGATGGAACTGCACTTCGGAATTGA